AGGCAGAAATTGGGCTTATGCTCCCACATGTCAAGGAGTGCCTGGTACCACCAGaactagaagaggcaaggaagtatCCTTTAATGACATGGCAGGAAGCATGGCCCTGCTTACACTGGCCTTCAGCACCATGAGAGAGTACgtttctgtggttttattttattttactttattttattttaaagattttaatttatttctttgagagagagagagataaagaaagaaagagagagagcacgagcaaggggaggggcagggagagaggaagacaagcagaagtctctctgagcacagagccccacttggggctggattccaggactctgaggtcatgactaGAGccaagtcagttgcttaactgactgagccactcaagctcCCCTCTGTTATTTTAAACTGCCCATGTTTGGTACTTTGATATAGCAGCCCTAAAAACGGATATAGTTAGGTTTTCCTGCTAAgtttgaaataataatacttacTCTACAAATTCAGCATCAATATGCATAAATGAGATTGCTGAATACATTCCaatttttttactgtttgttttaaTGGTTATCAAGGTTATGGTAGTCTCATCAAATAAATTGGGGGCAAttccctcttttttgttttctgaaagaggAATCTTAGATTTGCCCTTTCCTTTACTGTTTGGTGGAGACCTATGGAAAGTTATCTGGGACTGGTATTTTATTTGTGGGAAATGTTTTAGTTATGAATTAATTTCTCTAATGATAAGAGGACTAttactatatttttcttcttgtgtttgttttggtaagccacatttttaaggaatctatccatttcatctagttttatttcctctcatttttacaTTTGCTAACATAAAAttgtttacaattttattttctgttcaatCAATGCAATTTCTGAAGGCATATCTACCTTTTATCATGAGTTTGTTATTGAATATTAAGTATTTCCCAATTTCACTatgaattttcctttgaaataaggtatttaaaagagcatttttaaGTTCCAAACATGTGTTATTTCCTTAGTTACCTTTTTTTGTACCAAATATTAAGATAATTTCATTGTCATCGGGAATTTGTGATGTATgatacaaattctttaaaattattggaAGCTAGCTTTGTGGCTTAACACATGGTTCACAGTGTTTCCATACCATCAATAATTTCATGTATGACCTATACAGAATGTATCTTCTCCATATCCGGAGTACAGTTCCATTTAAATATTAGCTTTAAGTTATTAATTTGTAGTCATATCTTCTATAGCTTTATTGACATTTTATAGACAACTCCCTTAAACTCCACAACAATCCTGTGGTTTAATCTTATTTGGAGGTCACCCTGATGATTTTATCAAAGCTTTGAATGAAGTCCTGCTCTTAAGGGCTGAATTCATAAGGCCATGCCACCCCAAAGACTGTCAGGGTCCTGAAGCAAAAGTCAACCTCAGGCCAGGGCAGAAGTTCCAGGAAAACTAACGATCAGGATTGATCTAAAGAGGATGCGAACTTTCCAACTGACTTGGTCTACACAAGATCCCCTCTGAAACAAGCACACCTCCAAATGCCTCAGTAAGAGGCAGATTAAGATGTCCCAGAGGCACACTACAccctagtttcttttttaaaaggcatgtgTCTATTCTACTCTGCTCTCCTAGACATGATTTCATCACACAGACCCTTCCTGTGCCACAGAGCAAAGTTTTGTTCTAGAAGATAGCCTGAGTCTGAGATGGGCTCACATCCCACTTTTACGGCATCTCCAGATATTAAAAACGCATCTCAAAACCATTCGGGGGTCTGGTCAGCTCACAATGATGGGGTAGCCTCAGCATCCACACCTTAGCACCCTTTCCACAGGCTCCGGTTTGTCCCTGTCCCATTTGCAACACACCAGCAAGGAGGATGGGGATTACCATACAACATTTCTTGGGGCCACGGGCAATGGCCTCATTGGCTAATGTGACTGTTTGCTCCTATTTCTCAAACTAGcttcaaaacacaaaaacctagtttaaagaggggaagaaaggtaCGATTCCCGCAAAGGGACACCGGGGCTTCAGCTTCCGTGGATTTCCTAAAGCAACATCTTGACCCAGCTAGTGCTGGGTCCCCGATGAGCTATGGGAGTGGATGGTACAGAGCCAGTGGCCTGCACAGCTGTGTCTGTCCTTTCGACTCCCACCGAGGTAGGCATGGGGGTCCGGGGCTTCTCCTGCTTCTGCTGCACAGCCAACTCCTGCCGCAAATCTCTGGCTTCGTCCTTCAGTCGCTGAACAGATTCTAggagattctctttctcatcAAGCTCACTCTCCAGGAAGGCATTTCTTTCAATGGCTTGATTCAAACGCTGCTCAAAGTCTTCCAGAGACATGTTCGTGGCCCGTTTTGCTCTTTCCAAGTCATCATTTGCTTTCTCCAGCTCTCTGATGTATTTCTGAAGTTGATCCTTAATTGCTTTGGTCTGGGCAAGGTCATCCTCCAAGGCTGAAATCTGCCGGTAGCCTTCGGAGTGCTGAGTTTCAAACTTCTCCTTGATGGTTTCCAGCTCCATACGAAGGCGGTTATTCTCCGACAGGAGGTCCCTGTTCCTGGTTTCAATCTGTTGCAGCTGCGTCTCCAGTTCAGCATCATATTCGCGGCTTCCCTCCTGGAATTCTCGGAGTTCCTCCTGCGTGTTCTCTGCCCTCTGCTTGTAGGTCATAGCCAGATCTTTCCAGTAGTTCACTTCTTCCTCCTCAGAACTGAAAGTCTTTCCCGAGTCTTCCATTGTGAAAACAAAGGAAGAGGTCACTCTCCTTGTGGCATGGTGTCTGGGAGCGGTCCGCAAGGACGGGCGTGGATGTGTCTTGTTAAAGCAACgtataatattttgaattttaatcttgTTTGGCCATCTTTGTCTTGATCTGCAGGGtgtagtccatttacatttattgtactATTTATTTGGATTGGGCTATATCATTGTTTGCTTTCCATGATATCTCCCCATTTCTATTGTTGTAGCTCCACTTCCTTGCCTTCTTTTTGATTATTActttcttttgtctatttttattcattttattcatttttccctcttaaaCCTGTTTGGaaattctatgtttattttttaatccataatCTAActattcaatatgtatttttaacaaagcCTAAGATAATTACAAAGATATTTACAAAGCCCAAGAGTATTCCCTACACTTGAATCATAGGAGCATCTTAGAATACATTAGTTTTGATCAGCCCCGTGAAATTACATCCAATTGTTGACAGGTATTTTAGTTCTAGCTAAATTAtaagttacttttatttcttcatttaatcaatttttcaaatatttttcttacatattttctattatatttagcTTATCAATAATTCTTGCAGAGTAGATTTTTTCCTCTTGGATTATTTCCCTCCTGTTCATAAATTcatgaaattttcctttattgGAAGTCTTCTGGTGATAGCTTCTCTAccattttatttgataatttttttccagatgtttctgagtttttttttatttttaaaattgaggtataattgacacaacATTATGTTCATTTCAGGGTACAACACAATGACAACACAATGATATTTATATACtgataagctttttatttttccttcattttgaaagATAACTGTGTATAGAATTGTATGTTGACAATAAAAGGTAATATGTtcacaataaatgaaaatgtagtaAACTTCGGGATAGGAATACAGACTATAAAAAAGGACTGAACAGAAAATGTAGAACAGGAAAATgcaatattcaaaaaataatcttttaggGTCTTAACAACATATATGGTTTAGAACATGAGTCAGTTTATTTGAAAACTGATTaacaattaatataaattatttaatctgtaactcagaaaaaaaaaaaagagaagtcctTGTAAGACTACTGTGGCCATCCATCTTAAAACAGTAGATGGATCCACAACCCAAAATCTGTTTAAGGACTGATGATAcctaccccaccccacacacatacactaagAGGTAtgaaaagtttattatttatacaGCAAGGCCATTTGGGAGAGCTGGGCAGTCCTTTCAAGCTGATTTGGAAAGAGCAACAGAGTAGTGATTTGAGTCTCCTGCTGGTATCTAAAGAGGCTTTCTTATCAGCTTCTCCATATGTAGgatagaaagggaaaggagaagggctTGGTTTAAAAGCTGTCagtacttaaatataaaaaatgaaccCAGACACTTGTTACAGAGACAAGgtccaaaatgtttaaaatatatatgattagtGTTCaggaagtagaagagaaagacaatgtggcagaaaaaaatattggaagataTCACAGCTCAAAAAGTCCAGATTTGCTGAAGGATTTGAATATACAGGTTCAAGAAACTGACAAACTCCAGCAGGATAATCACAAAGATGACCACATCCAATCAAGCCACTGAAAAtctaaagcaaagaaaatcttgaaagttgctaaataaaaattacatgtgtCTTTTTTAGAGCAAATTCCTAGGAGCAGATGAACCAATCATATGGTCTATCAGCCAGGGTTCAATCAGGAGAAGAAACTACATAGTAATTTAAGTTGTGGGAGTATAAGGAATTATTAAGTTATAATAGGAAAGTCACTATACAAATATAAAGGGAACTCTAAAGGGTATTACAGGAATGAGGGTGAATACCCACAGAATGATAAAGTTGAGAGGGGGAGCCTTCCTCTAGTGGGAGTTAAACTTAACTGGACAAGGTATTATTGTGGCCTACTGGATGGTGAAGAGGTTCACCAGGTTGCTATGGTCAAAGCTGGTCCATAGTTGCCAGGCAATTAAGAGATAATGTTCTGGGGTTATAGGTGAGCTGAAGATGGGGAGCAGGTACAGAGAGGCAGTAGCATTGCTATTGTGAGCATGAAGTTGTCAGAATATTGTGTCCACATCAGGAAGACCATAACAAGGCAGTTGTTTGGTTCAAATTGTTGCAAAGGGTGGAAAGTTCTGGGCACCTGGAGCATACAGCACTGGATAACCCCATATAGTTACTGCTGATGGGTTGTGCGGCAAGAACaaggaaaaaaccccacaaaacacaGCAGACcagaacagagaagagaaaccCCTAGTTCCTGCAATGTCTCTTTTGTGCCTTCTACTGAATGATGATGAATTTGAACCTAACACAGCACATTGATAATTAGCATGTATGGTAAGTaatgtttaaatttataaaaagtgttagactattttccaaaatatttgtatcatttttcattCCCATAATGATATGAATGAGAGTTCCAGATGGTATCAGTGTTCTCACCAATGCTTGGAATTgtcaaagttaaaattttatccattctaataTGTGTAGTGGTGTCAAATTACCTTTATTTGCAATTCTCTAATGATTAATagcattttacatgtttatttaccttccatatatatttgtttgcttcAAAATTTTCTTGCTCCAATTTGAAAGTGggatgttcatttttttattattgaattataattctttaaaaaatattctgtgtattAACCTTCTGTATGTAATGCTTTGTATGTACTTTCCCTTGGAGTGCGGCTTGCCTTTTGTTGTCTTTAGAAGAGCAAATAAGTTTAACTTCGTTGAGTTCAATATATCAGTTTTACAGGTTTatgctttttctgtcttttattctATGAAAACTTTGCTTAACCTAAGTCTGCAAAGACTTCTCCCCATATTATTTCTGGGCTTCCTGTAGTTTTAACTGTCACATTAGATTATATGAGCTCATTTCTGAGAGGTAatgatggatatttatttatgcatgtggATTTTCATCATTCTAGAACCTTATGTTGAAAAAACGTTTCTCTTTCCATTGACTTGCCTTGGTGCCTTTACTGAAAATCAATTCACCATAGACGTTTAAGACTGTTGGTTAAAAttatgttaaagatttttgcCTAAATATTTAACAGGAACATTGGTCTGTACT
The Canis lupus dingo isolate Sandy chromosome 35, ASM325472v2, whole genome shotgun sequence genome window above contains:
- the LOC112658515 gene encoding nuclear distribution protein nudE homolog 1; this encodes MEDSGKTFSSEEEEVNYWKDLAMTYKQRAENTQEELREFQEGSREYDAELETQLQQIETRNRDLLSENNRLRMELETIKEKFETQHSEGYRQISALEDDLAQTKAIKDQLQKYIRELEKANDDLERAKRATNMSLEDFEQRLNQAIERNAFLESELDEKENLLESVQRLKDEARDLRQELAVQQKQEKPRTPMPTSVGVERTDTAVQATGSVPSTPIAHRGPSTSWVKMLL